One stretch of Deinococcus cellulosilyticus NBRC 106333 = KACC 11606 DNA includes these proteins:
- a CDS encoding aldehyde dehydrogenase family protein, whose amino-acid sequence MTQTAQKPQTGEHTVKRYLNIINGKMVDSQDHYLSRNSSKLSDVLGEFPVATKEQVREACIAAKTAFAKWSKTPAPIRGNIIGNIGKAIEREKEALSRLLSREMGKTLKEARGDVQEAIDTCHFFQSEGRRLYGQTVPSEMQTKDLMTFRRPLGVVGIITAGNFPVAVPAWKIIPALLTGNTIVWKPSEDAPLTSYAFTQLLIEGGLPDGVMNLVFGYGGGSTGEFLVDMMDEKRLNKIAFTGSSAVGRKIGEVAGRNLTHPTLELGGKSPLVVMRDADLDNAVAGALWAAFGTGGQRCTSAGNIILDAPIYEEFKKRYLEKVQQIKIGNPGEHDDVLYGPFINERFFKTWEAHYDLGEKDGATLLHGKKRITRDNKPEGFQGDPEEAFYGWPTVWDNVTKDMQIFQRECFGPTINLVKVDGIDEAIEVANSVEYGLSSAIYTNNREWAYKFRENIQAGMTSINNSTTGAEAHMPFGGTKASGNGTRESGIWVIDNYTYWHGVNDDISGKLQLAQMETEYAEVKAPVSVSEL is encoded by the coding sequence GTGACCCAGACTGCTCAGAAACCACAGACCGGAGAACACACCGTGAAGCGTTACCTCAACATCATCAATGGAAAAATGGTCGACAGCCAGGACCATTACCTGAGCCGCAACTCCTCAAAACTCAGCGATGTGCTCGGAGAATTCCCTGTTGCCACCAAAGAGCAGGTTCGTGAAGCCTGCATCGCTGCAAAAACTGCATTTGCAAAATGGAGCAAGACCCCCGCTCCCATCCGGGGCAACATCATCGGGAACATCGGCAAGGCCATCGAGCGTGAAAAAGAAGCCCTGAGCCGCCTGCTCTCCCGCGAAATGGGCAAGACCCTCAAAGAAGCCCGTGGAGACGTGCAGGAAGCCATCGACACCTGCCACTTCTTCCAGTCCGAGGGTCGCCGCCTGTACGGCCAGACTGTGCCCAGTGAAATGCAAACCAAGGACCTGATGACCTTCCGCCGTCCTCTGGGCGTGGTGGGCATCATCACCGCAGGAAACTTCCCTGTGGCCGTGCCTGCCTGGAAGATCATTCCAGCGCTTCTGACCGGAAACACCATCGTCTGGAAGCCCAGCGAAGATGCGCCCCTGACCAGTTACGCCTTCACCCAGCTTCTGATTGAAGGAGGCCTGCCCGATGGGGTCATGAACCTCGTCTTCGGTTACGGCGGAGGTTCCACCGGTGAATTCCTGGTGGACATGATGGATGAGAAGCGCCTGAACAAAATCGCTTTCACTGGATCGAGCGCTGTGGGCCGCAAAATTGGCGAGGTGGCAGGCCGCAACCTCACCCACCCCACCCTTGAACTCGGGGGCAAGAGCCCTCTGGTGGTCATGCGCGACGCCGATCTGGACAATGCTGTGGCAGGTGCCCTGTGGGCCGCTTTCGGCACCGGAGGCCAGCGCTGCACCAGTGCAGGAAACATCATCCTGGACGCTCCCATCTACGAGGAGTTCAAGAAGCGCTACCTCGAAAAAGTCCAGCAGATCAAAATCGGCAACCCTGGCGAACACGATGACGTGCTCTATGGCCCTTTCATCAACGAGCGCTTCTTCAAAACCTGGGAAGCCCACTATGACCTCGGTGAAAAAGACGGCGCAACCCTGCTGCACGGCAAGAAGCGCATCACCCGCGACAACAAACCCGAAGGTTTCCAGGGCGACCCCGAAGAGGCATTCTATGGCTGGCCCACCGTCTGGGACAACGTCACCAAAGACATGCAGATCTTCCAGCGGGAGTGCTTCGGCCCCACCATCAACCTGGTGAAAGTCGACGGCATCGATGAAGCCATCGAAGTCGCCAACAGCGTGGAATACGGCCTCTCCAGCGCAATCTACACCAACAACCGCGAATGGGCCTACAAGTTCCGCGAGAACATCCAGGCAGGCATGACCTCCATCAACAACTCCACCACCGGAGCAGAAGCCCACATGCCCTTCGGTGGCACCAAGGCTTCAGGCAACGGCACCCGCGAATCTGGCATCTGGGTGATCGACAACTACACCTACTGGCACGGCGTGAACGACGACATCTCTGGCA
- a CDS encoding DUF1338 domain-containing protein, with the protein MHDTLKKVLDGLMQRYQQRVPDVEGVIEAMLKEGIIAARDQIENDHIAFRTMGVPQFGIQSFEKIFLHYGYRKQERYNFQAKKLNAFWYAPPSPEFPRIFVSELRVHELSEVAQRIIHSYTDEVKTDPVDGLNLDNWEEVDAFLHKALWRLPTLEDYERLQQESEYAAWVIYNRYYLNHFTVSIHSLPEGYDSIQGYNDFLERNGFKLNDSGGKIKVSPDGLLLQSSTVAEMIEAEFAEGKKKMISGSYVEFAERRVLPAYSHLSKSELKREHRREGFEAGNADKIFESTYTTQTQKREVVK; encoded by the coding sequence ATGCATGACACCCTGAAAAAAGTGCTCGACGGTCTGATGCAGCGTTACCAGCAGCGCGTTCCCGATGTGGAAGGCGTGATTGAAGCCATGCTCAAAGAAGGCATCATTGCAGCGAGAGACCAGATCGAAAACGATCACATCGCCTTCAGAACCATGGGTGTGCCCCAGTTCGGCATCCAGTCCTTTGAAAAGATCTTTTTGCACTACGGTTACCGCAAACAGGAAAGATACAATTTTCAGGCCAAGAAGCTGAATGCCTTCTGGTACGCTCCCCCCTCCCCCGAGTTCCCCAGAATCTTCGTGTCCGAACTGCGGGTCCATGAGCTTTCCGAAGTGGCCCAGCGCATCATCCACAGCTACACCGATGAAGTGAAAACCGATCCTGTCGATGGCCTCAACCTCGACAACTGGGAAGAAGTGGATGCCTTCTTGCACAAGGCCCTCTGGAGGCTCCCCACCCTGGAGGACTACGAGCGCCTGCAACAGGAATCGGAATACGCCGCCTGGGTGATCTACAACCGCTATTACCTCAACCACTTCACTGTGTCCATTCACAGCCTGCCAGAGGGTTACGACAGCATCCAGGGCTACAACGACTTCCTGGAGAGAAACGGCTTCAAACTGAACGACTCTGGGGGCAAGATCAAGGTCAGTCCTGATGGTCTGCTGCTGCAGTCCTCCACCGTCGCAGAGATGATCGAAGCCGAATTTGCCGAAGGCAAAAAGAAAATGATCAGCGGGTCCTATGTGGAATTCGCTGAAAGACGGGTGCTCCCTGCCTACAGCCACCTCTCAAAATCCGAACTGAAACGCGAACACCGCCGTGAGGGTTTCGAGGCTGGAAATGCAGATAAAATCTTCGAGAGCACCTACACCACCCAGACCCAGAAAAGGGAGGTCGTGAAGTGA
- a CDS encoding ABC transporter permease, producing MNNIFKVSAFTLQEAFAKKLILALLILTVVFLGLYFYGAHALQENLTERAAELGRERLRRADEIYATLSIMGLYVVNFLGSLVGIMLGVSTLSGEVESGLLMTILVKPLKRAELVLGKWLGLSVVSLVYLALLSLGVVYGTYWITGYIPADYIKTIVLMGLGTWILLTSTVLCSAIFPVLTSGVVMFMVYALSWTGGLVGNLGKFTATPLMEKIGVYSHYIFPSDAMWRFASYYLQTRSMRDLPEGIRDGNPLVGSTPIQSGDLIWAFCYLVALLGLAIVVFRRRDL from the coding sequence ATGAACAACATCTTCAAAGTTTCTGCTTTCACCCTGCAGGAGGCTTTCGCCAAGAAGCTGATTCTGGCCCTGCTGATTCTGACCGTGGTCTTTCTGGGCCTGTATTTTTATGGTGCCCATGCCCTGCAGGAGAACCTGACAGAACGGGCTGCAGAACTGGGCCGTGAACGCCTGAGGAGGGCCGATGAGATCTATGCCACCCTCAGCATCATGGGCCTGTATGTGGTGAACTTTCTGGGCAGTCTGGTGGGCATCATGCTGGGCGTTTCCACCCTTTCAGGAGAGGTGGAAAGTGGCCTCTTGATGACCATTCTGGTCAAGCCTTTGAAGCGTGCCGAACTGGTGCTGGGCAAATGGCTCGGGCTCAGTGTGGTGAGCCTGGTGTATCTGGCCCTGCTTTCTCTGGGGGTGGTTTATGGCACCTACTGGATCACCGGGTACATCCCGGCAGATTACATCAAGACCATAGTGCTGATGGGCCTGGGCACCTGGATTCTGCTGACCAGCACAGTCCTCTGCAGTGCCATTTTTCCAGTGCTGACCAGTGGGGTCGTGATGTTCATGGTCTATGCCCTCTCCTGGACGGGTGGACTGGTGGGGAACCTTGGGAAGTTTACCGCCACACCTCTGATGGAAAAAATCGGGGTGTACTCGCATTACATCTTTCCCAGCGATGCCATGTGGCGTTTTGCCAGTTATTACCTGCAAACCCGCTCGATGCGAGACCTTCCAGAGGGCATCCGCGATGGCAACCCTCTGGTGGGCAGCACCCCCATCCAGTCCGGGGACCTGATCTGGGCTTTTTGTTATCTGGTTGCACTTTTAGGTCTGGCCATCGTGGTCTTTCGCAGACGCGACCTCTGA
- a CDS encoding ABC transporter ATP-binding protein, producing the protein MDIEATHLHKAYPRKVAVQDISFSVAQGEVFGFLGPNGAGKTTTIKMLLGLISPTRGTPKLLGQTPDSLEVKRQVGFLPELFRFHDWLSGKDLLRWHGRLCGMTEQELDRRIPEVLDQVGLSQHGDRKVKGYSKGMQQRVGLAQAILHKPRIVFLDEPTSALDPLGRRQVRNIIHHLQEQGTTVFLNSHLLSEVELTCDRVCIVQNGQVLRTGSLQELLKGTLEVEILSEKMTEDLKAELQSFAEVLDFTWNTAHLRVSDEKDIARIAEVLFKHRCPIYGLTPQKRTLEDLYVSLMEAR; encoded by the coding sequence ATGGACATTGAGGCAACGCATCTTCACAAAGCCTATCCCCGCAAGGTGGCCGTTCAGGACATCAGCTTCTCGGTGGCACAGGGAGAGGTTTTCGGTTTTCTGGGACCCAACGGGGCTGGAAAGACCACCACCATCAAAATGCTCCTGGGCCTGATTTCTCCCACCCGTGGAACCCCAAAGCTCCTGGGTCAAACGCCTGACAGCCTGGAAGTCAAACGGCAGGTGGGGTTTCTTCCTGAACTTTTCCGTTTTCATGACTGGCTCTCTGGAAAGGACCTCCTCAGGTGGCATGGCCGCCTGTGCGGCATGACCGAGCAGGAACTGGACAGGCGCATTCCAGAAGTGCTGGATCAGGTGGGCCTTTCACAGCACGGAGACCGGAAAGTGAAAGGCTATTCCAAGGGGATGCAACAACGGGTGGGTCTGGCCCAGGCCATCTTGCACAAACCCAGGATTGTCTTTCTGGATGAACCCACCTCTGCCCTTGATCCGCTGGGCCGCAGACAGGTCAGGAACATCATCCACCACCTGCAGGAACAGGGGACCACGGTGTTTTTAAATTCCCACCTGCTCTCCGAGGTGGAACTGACCTGTGATCGGGTGTGCATTGTGCAAAACGGTCAGGTTTTACGCACCGGTTCATTGCAGGAGTTGCTGAAAGGAACCCTGGAAGTGGAAATCCTGAGCGAGAAAATGACTGAGGACCTCAAAGCAGAGCTGCAGTCTTTTGCAGAGGTGCTCGATTTCACGTGGAACACCGCACACCTCAGGGTCTCGGATGAAAAAGACATTGCCCGCATTGCAGAGGTGCTGTTCAAACACCGGTGTCCGATCTATGGCCTCACCCCACAGAAACGCACCCTGGAAGACCTGTATGTTTCCCTGATGGAGGCCAGATGA
- the cobT gene encoding nicotinate-nucleotide--dimethylbenzimidazole phosphoribosyltransferase — protein MQTLIDQIQPLNAQALKSALERQDQLTKPPKSLGKLEALGVRLAGILGTEKPEIQNPVAIVCAGDHGVCEEGVSAFPASVTPLMVLNFLAEGAAVNAIARTVGAKVQVINAGVNADLPDHPALVNTPVRRGTRNLRKESALTREEAEKALLLGAEVATQAIQQGAGILVPGEMGIGNTTPAAAITARMLNLSPDLVTGRGTGISDEGLTHKVQVIKEALNRNQSHAEDPLGVLADLGGLEIAAMTGVMLAGAAHRVPVVIDGFIAGSAALIAAALSPLSRDYFFASHQSVEIGHVKQLSHLGLEPLLNLDMRLGEGTGGVLCVPILQAAASVLKNMATFAEAGIG, from the coding sequence ATGCAGACCTTAATTGACCAGATTCAACCCCTCAATGCACAGGCTTTGAAAAGCGCGCTGGAACGCCAGGACCAGCTCACCAAACCTCCGAAATCTCTGGGAAAACTGGAAGCCCTGGGGGTGCGACTTGCAGGCATTCTGGGCACAGAAAAACCAGAAATTCAAAACCCTGTGGCCATCGTCTGCGCAGGAGACCACGGCGTGTGTGAAGAAGGCGTCAGTGCCTTTCCTGCCAGTGTCACCCCTCTGATGGTTCTGAACTTCCTGGCCGAAGGGGCAGCGGTAAATGCCATCGCCCGCACTGTGGGTGCAAAAGTGCAGGTGATCAATGCAGGCGTGAATGCAGACCTGCCCGACCACCCTGCTCTGGTGAACACCCCTGTTCGCAGAGGCACCCGCAACTTGCGAAAGGAAAGTGCCCTGACCCGCGAGGAAGCAGAAAAAGCCCTGCTGCTTGGAGCAGAAGTGGCAACACAGGCCATTCAGCAAGGTGCAGGAATTCTGGTGCCCGGAGAGATGGGCATCGGCAACACCACCCCTGCAGCAGCCATCACCGCCAGAATGCTGAACCTCTCTCCAGATCTGGTCACAGGACGTGGAACAGGCATCTCAGATGAAGGCCTCACCCACAAGGTCCAGGTGATCAAAGAGGCCCTGAACCGCAACCAGAGCCACGCAGAAGATCCTCTGGGTGTGCTTGCAGATCTGGGTGGTCTGGAAATCGCTGCCATGACCGGGGTGATGCTTGCAGGTGCCGCCCACCGGGTTCCTGTGGTCATTGATGGATTCATTGCTGGATCTGCAGCCCTGATTGCCGCAGCCCTCTCTCCCCTTTCCAGAGATTATTTCTTTGCAAGCCACCAGAGTGTGGAAATCGGGCACGTCAAACAACTCTCCCACCTGGGTCTGGAACCCTTGCTCAATCTGGACATGCGTCTGGGAGAAGGGACAGGTGGAGTCCTCTGTGTGCCCATCTTGCAGGCTGCGGCCAGCGTTCTGAAAAACATGGCAACTTTTGCAGAAGCTGGAATTGGCTGA